The sequence TTCCAGCATCACTCCTTCGTTTTTCAGGTAGCCAAACCTGGTGCCTGAAACCTTGCCCGCTCTTTGGGTGTCGATTAAATCCAGGGTTTCTCCCAGTTCAAAGTGGCTTTTGGGCGGAAAGTTAAACTTGGGGATATCTCCCCACTTTCTGATTTCTTTATTCTCGCTTTCGTCTTTACCCTCGGGAACGCTGTTTAAGGGTAGGTTCGGGATTATGGACATTAAACCCTGGAATTCGGCGTCAATCTCTTTGAATTCAGCTTCAATGCGGTCGTCGCTTTTGTCCAGTTCTTGCATTTTCATAATCACCGCTTCTCTGTCGGCTTTGTCGTGGAGCTGCTTTATCTGTTCATTAGCCTGGTTTTTCTTTGCCCGGGTATCTTCAAGGGCGAGCATTAATTCTTTCCTCTTTTTGTCTATTTCCAAGAGCCTGTCAATGTCTATTTTGGCCTGCTTTTTGCGGCAGGCGTCTTTGACTTTTTCCGGGTTTTGGCGAATAAGTTTGATGTCTAACATGGTTTTAGTTTAGTTATTCTTGCACTTTACGCCGCAGGCGTAAAAATCAAGAAATGAAATGGGAGCATTAGCGACCATGACATTTCTTAATTAAGATTAACATATTTCTCGACCTTTTTGAACTATCTTTAAAATTGGTAAAAGATTGGGAGTTTCTATAGCGAAACAGAGTTTCGATATATCAAGCAGATTTGTTATAAAAACATCGGCATTTTCTTTAACGATTTGTCTTTTGACAACACCGCCAAAACCGATAAAAAGATCAACTACATTTTTAGCTTCAAGATCCGTGGCGCCGTCGCCTATAAGCACGGTTTTCCCTCGTCTTGCTAGTTTCTGAATAATATACTGCTTGCCCTTATTCCTTGTAAGAGGATTTTTCCAATCGGGGCTAAGATAATTTCCGTTTTTCCGGAACTTAAGATTAATAGCAAAGACGTTTTTATTGGGGATTCCAAGGTATTTTGCAAAAGGCAGAACGGCTTGCGAGTACGCGCCAGCAACAATATAAACCTTGCTTCCCATCCGTTTTAATCCAGCAATGGTTTTTCTCGCTCCCTTAACCTCGTTTTTGATATAGAGGTTTGCCAGCCGGGCTAAATCTTTTTTGCAAGGCCTGACTATTTCTAATCTTTTTCTGAGAGTTTGGCGGAATTTCGCTTTTCCTTTCATAGTAGCAGCGGTTAGTTTGGAGACTTCCTTTTCTCTTCCTTTCATTCTGGCTAATTCATCAATTCCCTCGATTTTAGTCAGGGTGCTGTCGCAATCGAAAATGACGATGTCATAAGTATTTGGTTTTTGGAAATTTTTGTTCATGGCTGCTGGGGAGCGCCTTGCCTTTTGCGCAAGGCGCTCCTTTGCTTATTACGGGACGATGCTGTCCACCCCCTTAATGCGAGAGATTTCGTCCCATTGTTCCTGACTTAGGCGGATATGTTCTCCGTCTTTCCAGACCTGATACACCCCTTCGTCTCCCTCTTCATTGCTGCAGAGGGCGTACTCTGGCCCGAGCACGGCCTTAACCTCTTGCGCCGCATGGGCCTCCATAAAGATGGCTGTTCCCTGCATGTCTTTCTCCTTTTCTCGTGCTTCTTGGGAGCACGGAAGAGATTTTTGAAAAACAAAAACTCTCGTCCCTAATCCCAAATTGTCTTGGGTTCAAAGACGAGAGTTCTGTCTCGCGGTGCCACTTTGATTCACGGCCGTATTGCTACAGTCGCCTTTTGGGCCCGGCATCCCATTAAACGGGATAGCGGGTCGCGAAAGCTATAACGGGCCTGCCCGGGAAACCTTAGTCCACGCAAGATCATGGTTTTCGGCTCCAACTCAAGAAGGGGAAATCCTTCTCTCTTCGTTTTTCCAGATTGTATCTTATCATAATCATATTCAAAGAATCATGTCAAGCGCAAATGGTGAAGCCGTCAACATGTGACGGCTTCTGTTTGTTTGGGCTTTTACCGCTTCCGGTGATCCTTTTTCTTATCTTTACATCCCGCACATGTGATGTTCTTGGCTTTACCCCCTGGCTGGGCGGCCAGCTTGGTGCCTTTCCGATTGCGGAAATACATTCTACAGAACTGACAGCGGAATATGCGAACCATGCGAACCTCCTAAACTGAAAAAGAATTATCCTCTCAATGCCGCGCATTGAGAGGCAGAGCCCTTATAGACGTGCTTTATATAAAGCAGAAAAAGCCGGTGGTGGCAAGA is a genomic window of bacterium containing:
- a CDS encoding HAD-IB family phosphatase produces the protein MNKNFQKPNTYDIVIFDCDSTLTKIEGIDELARMKGREKEVSKLTAATMKGKAKFRQTLRKRLEIVRPCKKDLARLANLYIKNEVKGARKTIAGLKRMGSKVYIVAGAYSQAVLPFAKYLGIPNKNVFAINLKFRKNGNYLSPDWKNPLTRNKGKQYIIQKLARRGKTVLIGDGATDLEAKNVVDLFIGFGGVVKRQIVKENADVFITNLLDISKLCFAIETPNLLPILKIVQKGREIC